One Dermatophagoides farinae isolate YC_2012a chromosome 6, ASM2471394v1, whole genome shotgun sequence genomic window carries:
- the LOC124494055 gene encoding uncharacterized protein LOC124494055 isoform X1 — protein sequence MNSFVPAYTVNGQNIYCEMEYDNNDPFNNGYQQQLNNVMSNETISNHQSVNYSSHANVNVMNESLSNSRRIFDQKFLFEKLFESAINQMQDIQNSEYKILEKKFDEIENQLMSRVDKIENKVNECSKNVESLADDFIAHRQHLLDHPNLLKPIRRRRSTIRARPIQPSPVWTIEPITEIQTIESTETLFQNETLKHLIRECLKENNDLYQNRQNSLSNENENNNQTLTNTIEMGENSKQFHCSLCSFSYETEEILNRHLKTHLPGHNHACEYCGNLFKSKYTLSVHILIHTNERPFKCDLCDYSSNYKSSLKEHQRVKHSGHKYECNHCDYKCGTKSSYYRHIRKHS from the coding sequence atgaattcatttgttccGGCATATACTGTAAATGGCCAGAATATTTATTGTGAAATggaatatgataataatgatccatTTAATAATggatatcaacaacaattgaataatgtaatgtcaaatgaaacaatatcgaatcatcaatccgtaaattattcatcacaTGCAAATGTAAATGTTATGAACGAATCACTGTCAAATTCACGAcgaatttttgatcaaaaatttttatttgaaaaactATTCGAATCGGCCATAAATCAGATGCAAGATATTCAAAATTCTGAAtataaaattcttgaaaaaaaatttgatgaaattgaaaatcagtTAATGTCTCGTGTGGAtaaaatcgaaaacaaagtgaatgaatgttcaaaaaatgttgaatcatTGGCCGATGATTTTATTGCCCATAGACAACATTTATTGGATCATCCAAATCTATTGAAACCAATTCGAAGAAGGCGATCAACGATACGAGCTAGACCGATTCAGCCATCACCAGTTTGGACAATCGAACCGATAACAGAAATccaaacaattgaatcaactgaaactttatttcaaaatgaaacattaaaacatttgattcgagaatgtttgaaagaaaataatgatttatatcaaaaccgacaaaattcattatcaaatgaaaatgaaaataataatcaaacattgaCCAATACGATAGAAATGGGTGAAAATTccaaacaatttcattgttcattatgttcattttcatatgaaACAGAAGAAATTCTAAATCGTCATCTAAAAACTCATCTACCTGGTCATAATCATGCATGTGAATATTGTGGAAATCTATTCAAAAGTAAATATACACTTTCTGTTCATATTCTTATACATACAAATGAACGTCCATTCAAATGTGATTTATGTGACTATTCTAGTAATTACAAAAGTAGTCTTAAAGAACATCAACGTGTCAAACACAGTGGTCATAAATATGAATGCAATCATTGTGATTATAAATGTGGCACAAAATCCAGTTATTATCGACATATTCGAAAACATTCCTAA
- the LOC124494055 gene encoding uncharacterized protein LOC124494055 isoform X2 codes for MEYDNNDPFNNGYQQQLNNVMSNETISNHQSVNYSSHANVNVMNESLSNSRRIFDQKFLFEKLFESAINQMQDIQNSEYKILEKKFDEIENQLMSRVDKIENKVNECSKNVESLADDFIAHRQHLLDHPNLLKPIRRRRSTIRARPIQPSPVWTIEPITEIQTIESTETLFQNETLKHLIRECLKENNDLYQNRQNSLSNENENNNQTLTNTIEMGENSKQFHCSLCSFSYETEEILNRHLKTHLPGHNHACEYCGNLFKSKYTLSVHILIHTNERPFKCDLCDYSSNYKSSLKEHQRVKHSGHKYECNHCDYKCGTKSSYYRHIRKHS; via the coding sequence ATggaatatgataataatgatccatTTAATAATggatatcaacaacaattgaataatgtaatgtcaaatgaaacaatatcgaatcatcaatccgtaaattattcatcacaTGCAAATGTAAATGTTATGAACGAATCACTGTCAAATTCACGAcgaatttttgatcaaaaatttttatttgaaaaactATTCGAATCGGCCATAAATCAGATGCAAGATATTCAAAATTCTGAAtataaaattcttgaaaaaaaatttgatgaaattgaaaatcagtTAATGTCTCGTGTGGAtaaaatcgaaaacaaagtgaatgaatgttcaaaaaatgttgaatcatTGGCCGATGATTTTATTGCCCATAGACAACATTTATTGGATCATCCAAATCTATTGAAACCAATTCGAAGAAGGCGATCAACGATACGAGCTAGACCGATTCAGCCATCACCAGTTTGGACAATCGAACCGATAACAGAAATccaaacaattgaatcaactgaaactttatttcaaaatgaaacattaaaacatttgattcgagaatgtttgaaagaaaataatgatttatatcaaaaccgacaaaattcattatcaaatgaaaatgaaaataataatcaaacattgaCCAATACGATAGAAATGGGTGAAAATTccaaacaatttcattgttcattatgttcattttcatatgaaACAGAAGAAATTCTAAATCGTCATCTAAAAACTCATCTACCTGGTCATAATCATGCATGTGAATATTGTGGAAATCTATTCAAAAGTAAATATACACTTTCTGTTCATATTCTTATACATACAAATGAACGTCCATTCAAATGTGATTTATGTGACTATTCTAGTAATTACAAAAGTAGTCTTAAAGAACATCAACGTGTCAAACACAGTGGTCATAAATATGAATGCAATCATTGTGATTATAAATGTGGCACAAAATCCAGTTATTATCGACATATTCGAAAACATTCCTAA